A DNA window from Sulfitobacter noctilucicola contains the following coding sequences:
- a CDS encoding uracil-DNA glycosylase — protein MTLFDLSRLGAWSDLPFFNETLPLIETALEAEHRPVFPPAPAVFHAFERTQPRDTRVVILGQDPYHTPGKADGLAFSIPTGFGGRLDSLGNIFKEIETDLGQPRSRTDLSDWADQGVLLLNTALTVPQGAAKAHAKLGWSVLVDQVLAELAGAPRAYLLWGGPAQKAAKNVDAGANLKIESAHPSPLSVHRGFFGSRPFSRTNEWLQARGLAPINWGDPEGL, from the coding sequence ATGACCTTGTTCGATCTGTCGCGTCTGGGTGCCTGGTCGGACCTACCATTCTTTAACGAGACACTGCCCCTGATTGAGACAGCACTGGAAGCGGAGCATCGCCCCGTCTTTCCACCGGCACCAGCCGTGTTTCACGCGTTTGAACGGACACAACCGCGCGACACCCGCGTCGTAATACTTGGGCAGGACCCCTATCACACGCCGGGAAAAGCAGACGGCTTGGCGTTTTCCATCCCCACCGGATTTGGCGGGCGGCTCGACAGTCTGGGGAATATTTTCAAGGAAATAGAGACCGATCTGGGCCAGCCACGATCGCGCACTGATCTTTCTGACTGGGCCGATCAAGGGGTGTTGCTCCTGAATACCGCGCTTACCGTGCCGCAGGGTGCGGCCAAGGCACATGCAAAACTGGGGTGGAGCGTTCTGGTCGATCAAGTATTGGCGGAACTGGCCGGTGCCCCCCGCGCCTATCTACTCTGGGGGGGACCCGCACAGAAAGCTGCAAAGAACGTCGATGCAGGGGCAAATCTGAAGATCGAAAGCGCCCATCCCTCGCCGCTTTCTGTGCATCGCGGATTTTTCGGATCGCGCCCCTTCTCTCGCACCAACGAATGGTTGCAGGCCCGCGGCTTAGCGCCCATAAACTGGGGCGACCCGGAGGGACTATGA
- the trpD gene encoding anthranilate phosphoribosyltransferase: MSEALKPLIDAAANGPLTRDQAAEAFEILFEGEATPSQIGGFLMALRTRGETVDEYAAAASAMRAKCHPVKAPEGAMDIVGTGGDGKGTLNISTATAFVVAGAGVVVAKHGNRNLSSKSGAADALTQMGLNVMVGPKVVERELAGAGIGFMMAPMHHPAIAHVMPTRSELGTRTIFNILGPLTNPAGVKRQLTGAYRRDLIRPMAETLQALGSDKAWLVHGSDGTDELTITGVSWVSGLADGAVSEFEIHPEDAGLPVHPFEAIVGGTPEENALDFKALLDGEASAYRDAVLLNSAAALTVADAAPDLKTGVEMARASIDSGAAKEKIARVAALSHEK, from the coding sequence ATGAGTGAAGCCCTCAAACCCCTGATTGATGCGGCTGCAAACGGCCCTTTGACCCGCGACCAAGCGGCGGAAGCTTTCGAGATCCTGTTTGAAGGAGAAGCCACGCCGAGCCAGATCGGCGGCTTCCTGATGGCGCTGCGCACACGGGGCGAAACGGTGGACGAATACGCTGCTGCGGCCTCGGCGATGCGCGCAAAGTGCCATCCGGTAAAAGCGCCCGAAGGAGCGATGGACATTGTCGGCACAGGTGGCGACGGCAAAGGCACGCTGAATATCTCAACCGCAACCGCCTTCGTGGTGGCCGGTGCAGGCGTTGTAGTCGCCAAACACGGCAACCGCAATCTGTCCTCCAAATCTGGTGCCGCAGATGCGCTGACGCAGATGGGGCTGAATGTGATGGTCGGCCCGAAGGTCGTCGAGCGCGAGCTGGCCGGTGCCGGAATCGGTTTTATGATGGCCCCGATGCACCATCCGGCGATTGCCCATGTGATGCCAACGCGGTCCGAACTTGGAACGCGCACGATTTTTAACATCCTTGGCCCCCTGACCAACCCCGCCGGCGTTAAACGCCAGCTCACGGGGGCTTACCGCCGCGACCTGATCCGCCCCATGGCCGAGACATTGCAGGCGCTGGGATCAGACAAAGCATGGTTGGTCCACGGCTCCGACGGCACGGATGAATTGACCATTACCGGCGTAAGCTGGGTGTCCGGCCTTGCGGACGGTGCTGTATCAGAATTTGAAATCCATCCCGAAGACGCAGGCCTTCCGGTGCATCCTTTTGAAGCAATCGTCGGTGGCACGCCGGAGGAAAATGCGCTTGATTTCAAAGCGCTACTGGACGGCGAAGCCTCAGCCTACCGCGATGCTGTGTTGCTGAACTCCGCTGCTGCATTGACTGTGGCAGACGCGGCACCTGACTTGAAAACCGGCGTTGAGATGGCCCGCGCAAGCATCGATTCAGGTGCGGCAAAAGAAAAGATCGCCCGCGTCGCCGCCCTATCTCACGAAAAATGA